From the Synechococcus sp. HK01-R genome, one window contains:
- a CDS encoding glycosyltransferase family 4 protein produces the protein MKVLYYHQYFSTPAGSNGTRSYEFARDLVRHGHQVTMVCLRTDRSVTGLTGDSRNGRRHGFVDGIEVIEFDLPYTNHAGLLERALVFLRYSWQSLLLALGSDADLIFATTTPLTAGIPGIATRWLRGIPFVFEVRDLWPELPRAMGVVRNPLVLRALSVLEWCSYHSADACIGLAPGICEGIADRGIPPSRITSIPNACDLELFQPLDSHQFKQPELIRDLVSSIPAGSFVAAFTGTHGLANGLDAILDAATELQLRGRHDIRLLFIGDGRCKPLLEQRTQAEGLVNCNFMSPIPKFQLAQILRQSVHVGLMVLEDVPAFYRGTSPNKFFDYLACGLPVVNNYPGWLAELIDEYQLGITVPPRNPIAFAESLISLADYPDRREFMAANARRLAESHFSRAVLAGQWRHVLTSIAVRNSRRTRSHPLIGLRKVLQRRF, from the coding sequence GTGAAGGTTCTCTATTACCACCAGTACTTCTCTACGCCTGCGGGTTCCAACGGGACCCGTTCTTATGAATTTGCACGCGATCTCGTACGTCATGGTCATCAGGTCACCATGGTTTGTTTGCGGACAGACCGTTCAGTGACTGGCCTGACAGGGGATAGCCGTAATGGTCGCCGCCATGGCTTTGTCGATGGCATCGAGGTGATCGAGTTCGATTTGCCTTACACCAATCACGCTGGCCTGTTGGAACGCGCCCTGGTGTTTCTGCGCTACAGCTGGCAAAGCCTGCTGCTGGCGCTGGGCTCCGATGCCGATCTGATCTTCGCCACCACCACCCCGCTCACAGCGGGCATTCCTGGAATCGCCACCCGCTGGTTGCGGGGGATTCCCTTCGTGTTTGAGGTGCGCGATCTTTGGCCCGAGCTGCCCCGTGCCATGGGGGTGGTGCGTAATCCTCTAGTGCTCCGAGCTCTCTCCGTTCTGGAGTGGTGCAGTTATCACTCGGCAGATGCCTGCATTGGCCTGGCCCCCGGCATCTGTGAGGGCATTGCCGATCGGGGCATCCCCCCCAGCCGCATAACCAGCATTCCCAATGCCTGTGATCTTGAGTTATTTCAACCGCTTGACTCACACCAGTTTAAGCAGCCAGAGCTAATCCGCGACTTGGTTTCATCCATACCAGCAGGATCTTTTGTTGCGGCCTTTACGGGCACTCATGGTCTGGCCAATGGCCTTGATGCAATCCTCGATGCAGCCACCGAATTGCAGCTGAGAGGACGCCATGACATTCGACTACTCTTCATCGGCGATGGCCGTTGCAAGCCCTTACTCGAGCAGCGTACGCAGGCTGAAGGCTTAGTCAACTGTAATTTCATGTCGCCGATTCCCAAATTCCAACTGGCCCAGATCTTGAGGCAGTCGGTGCATGTGGGTCTAATGGTGCTTGAAGATGTACCGGCCTTTTATCGTGGCACCTCACCTAACAAGTTTTTTGACTACCTCGCATGCGGATTGCCAGTTGTGAACAATTACCCTGGCTGGTTGGCCGAACTCATTGATGAATATCAATTAGGGATTACAGTTCCTCCACGGAATCCTATAGCCTTTGCAGAATCTTTGATAAGTTTAGCGGATTATCCAGATCGGCGAGAGTTTATGGCTGCCAACGCGCGCCGCCTCGCTGAATCCCATTTCTCTCGTGCGGTGTTGGCTGGTCAGTGGCGTCACGTTTTGACTTCTATAGCAGTTCGCAATAGTCGGCGAACTAGGAGTCACCCGCTCATAGGCTTGCGCAAAGTACTCCAAAGACGCTTCTAG
- a CDS encoding bi-domain-containing oxidoreductase, translated as MDKARTDGLLTTFDAVRYKLDQPLPLGYCNVGTVVAVGEGVSGFQVGDRVSSNGPHAELVAVPQHLCAPIPPDVSDEAAAFTVLASIGLQGIRLANPTLGETFVVSGLGLIGLLTAQLLAAQGCRVLGLDPDSSKCALAEKLGIVSFHLTSGADPVAWCLEYTSGVGADGVLITAATPSSEPVHVAAKACRQRGRIVLVGVTGLELRRDLFYKKELSFQVSCSYGPGRYDPVYEQHGHDYPIGFVRWTEQRNFQAVLHAMATGSLHTKALISHRFPIDQASDAYELLSSSEPSLGILLRYPQTADPEQRVIQLPVTAESVAASQPLLSVIGAGNYASRILIPAFAKVGGRFHTLAASSGIGPVHVGRKFGFYQASTDIAALLADPIANSVVIATRHDSHASLVQLALDAGKHVFVEKPLCLTADELSAVEAAHSGNALLMVGFNRRFAPLLIELQQHLSRLSGPKAFVYTCNAGALPGDHWTQDPAAGGGRLLGEACHFVDLLRFLAASPIEDLQLINAADCKPCPDTFSMQLRFADGSIGTVHYFANGSKAFPKERLEVFADGKVLQLDNFRKLKAWGILGLRTRRLLSQDKGQEACCKAFLKAIETGGSPPIPVEEIFEVQRWLLRAVNR; from the coding sequence TTGGATAAAGCCCGCACCGATGGTCTTCTCACTACATTCGATGCGGTTCGCTACAAGCTCGATCAGCCCCTGCCCCTTGGCTACTGCAACGTAGGTACTGTGGTGGCAGTGGGCGAAGGAGTTTCAGGCTTCCAGGTAGGTGATCGTGTGTCCTCCAACGGCCCCCATGCCGAATTGGTGGCCGTACCCCAGCATCTTTGCGCTCCCATCCCCCCTGATGTGAGCGATGAGGCCGCCGCCTTCACGGTGCTGGCTTCCATTGGTCTCCAGGGTATTCGCCTCGCTAATCCAACCCTGGGAGAAACCTTTGTGGTGAGTGGTCTTGGCCTGATCGGCCTGCTCACCGCCCAGCTCCTTGCTGCTCAGGGTTGCCGTGTGCTGGGCCTTGACCCCGATTCCTCCAAATGCGCCCTCGCAGAAAAGCTAGGTATTGTCTCTTTTCATCTTACCAGCGGCGCGGATCCGGTGGCCTGGTGTCTGGAGTACACATCTGGAGTCGGTGCGGATGGGGTGTTGATCACTGCTGCCACCCCTTCCAGTGAGCCGGTGCACGTGGCCGCCAAAGCCTGCCGCCAGCGCGGACGCATTGTTTTGGTCGGCGTCACTGGCCTCGAACTTCGCCGCGATCTCTTTTACAAAAAGGAGCTCTCCTTCCAAGTGAGCTGCTCCTACGGCCCTGGCCGCTACGACCCGGTCTATGAGCAGCATGGCCACGACTACCCGATCGGCTTTGTGCGCTGGACCGAACAGCGCAACTTCCAGGCCGTCCTTCACGCGATGGCCACTGGTTCTCTGCACACCAAGGCGCTGATTTCCCATCGCTTCCCGATCGATCAGGCATCCGACGCCTATGAGCTGCTCAGTAGCTCTGAGCCTTCACTCGGAATTCTGCTGCGCTACCCCCAAACAGCTGACCCTGAGCAGCGGGTGATTCAGCTCCCTGTAACTGCTGAATCGGTGGCCGCCAGCCAACCGCTGCTCAGCGTGATCGGTGCCGGCAACTACGCCAGCCGGATACTCATCCCAGCTTTTGCGAAGGTCGGCGGGCGCTTTCACACCCTGGCCGCTTCCTCCGGAATCGGCCCGGTGCATGTGGGCCGCAAATTCGGCTTCTACCAAGCAAGCACAGATATTGCAGCTCTACTTGCCGATCCCATTGCCAACAGCGTGGTGATTGCCACCCGCCACGACAGTCATGCTTCTCTAGTACAACTGGCTCTCGATGCTGGCAAGCACGTGTTTGTGGAGAAGCCGCTCTGTCTTACGGCTGATGAGCTCTCTGCGGTCGAAGCCGCTCACTCAGGCAATGCGTTGCTGATGGTGGGCTTCAATCGCCGCTTTGCTCCCCTTTTGATCGAGCTTCAGCAGCATTTGTCCCGCCTCAGTGGCCCCAAGGCTTTCGTTTACACCTGCAATGCCGGCGCCCTTCCCGGCGACCATTGGACTCAAGATCCAGCTGCAGGAGGTGGGCGGCTGCTGGGCGAGGCTTGCCATTTCGTAGACCTGCTGCGCTTTTTGGCAGCTAGCCCCATCGAAGACCTGCAGTTGATCAACGCCGCTGATTGCAAACCCTGCCCCGACACCTTCTCGATGCAGCTCCGTTTCGCTGACGGATCGATTGGCACCGTGCACTACTTCGCCAACGGCAGCAAGGCCTTCCCCAAGGAGAGACTCGAAGTGTTTGCTGATGGCAAGGTGCTGCAGCTCGACAACTTCCGCAAACTCAAGGCTTGGGGCATCCTTGGCTTGCGAACCCGCCGACTCCTGTCGCAAGACAAAGGCCAGGAGGCCTGTTGTAAGGCTTTTCTTAAAGCGATTGAAACTGGTGGCTCACCGCCGATTCCAGTTGAAGAGATCTTTGAAGTGCAGCGATGGCTGCTGCGGGCGGTGAACCGATGA
- a CDS encoding heparinase II/III-family protein gives MKVLSQLRTSKQLGWRNCAAVAVHRVALQAGLYERQFPIRPCPIPEPLNGQPQPAPLSADGCLAAADALLAGTATWFSHESHAAGSPPDWFLDPASGQRFPGGAQHWSRCRPFAGADIKRCWELSRWGWAPLLIRAWRFSGDHCYRDALNSWCQSWCHAHPVNSGSNWLCGQEVSMRLLHALQAWQLADAPAQLPDPSPQRAAFVAAHLQRIATTERYAQAQDNNHWTSESAALFIGGSWLAASASAHAPAGRRWAADGLRALERSVARLVMPDGSFAQHSLTYHRLLLDTLAQVELWRRWLDLPRFSGRFQERCRKATHWFAALLDPCSGDGPNLGSNDGAFCYQLHSQPYRDFRPTLQLASVLLTGQPALAPGPWDEPLHWLGLISPTAEGLEDASPQAPETALPKPPPAVELFADGGYGLLRPSSTSWALLRLPVYRFRPAHADPLHLDLWHQGVNLLRDGGSYGYNADAVDLAYFPGISSHNSVQFDGVEPMPRLGRFLWGNWLQLESPPQVETGKAISSITAAYRCPHGRHQRRVEADSSRLLWTIIDHCAAFSDRLVLRWRLCPADWQLCIDGASAQLFSFYAQISVECNQPIKRLELVEGWESHFYAQKTHLPVLELEVAAASTPVLITTYIALPPQP, from the coding sequence GTGAAGGTTCTCTCCCAGCTCCGCACCAGCAAGCAGCTGGGCTGGCGTAATTGTGCGGCAGTTGCCGTTCATCGAGTAGCGCTGCAGGCTGGCCTCTACGAGCGCCAGTTTCCCATAAGGCCGTGCCCCATCCCTGAGCCTCTTAACGGCCAGCCCCAACCGGCTCCGTTATCTGCCGATGGCTGTCTTGCTGCGGCCGATGCTCTGCTGGCAGGCACGGCCACCTGGTTCAGCCATGAGAGCCATGCCGCTGGCTCTCCGCCCGATTGGTTCCTCGATCCCGCCTCGGGTCAGCGCTTTCCGGGTGGCGCGCAGCATTGGAGTCGCTGCCGGCCCTTTGCCGGCGCCGACATCAAGCGCTGTTGGGAGCTATCCCGCTGGGGCTGGGCGCCGCTGCTGATCCGCGCCTGGCGCTTTAGCGGCGACCACTGTTACCGCGATGCTCTTAACAGTTGGTGCCAGAGCTGGTGCCATGCCCACCCAGTGAATAGCGGCAGCAACTGGCTCTGCGGCCAGGAGGTTTCCATGCGCCTGCTCCATGCCCTGCAGGCCTGGCAGCTTGCTGATGCCCCCGCCCAGCTGCCTGATCCCAGTCCCCAGCGGGCGGCTTTTGTGGCAGCGCATCTGCAGCGCATCGCCACCACCGAGCGCTACGCGCAAGCGCAAGACAACAACCATTGGACCTCAGAATCCGCAGCCCTGTTCATCGGCGGCAGTTGGCTCGCCGCTTCCGCCAGCGCCCATGCCCCGGCTGGCCGTCGCTGGGCCGCTGATGGCCTCCGCGCCCTGGAGCGCAGCGTGGCTCGGCTGGTGATGCCCGATGGCTCTTTTGCGCAGCACTCGCTCACTTATCACCGCCTGCTGCTCGACACCCTCGCCCAGGTGGAGCTCTGGCGTCGTTGGCTCGATCTGCCTCGCTTCTCGGGGCGCTTTCAGGAGCGCTGCCGTAAGGCCACCCATTGGTTTGCTGCGCTGCTGGATCCCTGCAGCGGTGATGGCCCCAACCTCGGCAGTAACGACGGTGCCTTTTGCTACCAGCTGCACAGCCAGCCCTACCGCGATTTCCGGCCCACCCTGCAGCTGGCCTCGGTGCTGTTGACAGGTCAGCCTGCCTTGGCGCCGGGCCCCTGGGATGAGCCGCTCCACTGGCTTGGGCTGATCAGTCCGACAGCAGAGGGGCTCGAGGATGCATCACCTCAAGCGCCGGAGACCGCTTTGCCCAAGCCCCCACCAGCAGTTGAGCTTTTTGCCGATGGCGGCTATGGTCTGCTGCGTCCCAGCAGCACCAGCTGGGCTTTGCTTCGTTTGCCTGTCTACCGTTTCCGGCCGGCCCATGCCGATCCTCTGCATCTGGATCTCTGGCACCAGGGCGTGAACCTGCTGCGCGATGGCGGCAGCTACGGCTACAATGCCGATGCTGTCGACCTGGCCTACTTCCCAGGCATCTCCAGCCACAACTCCGTGCAGTTCGATGGCGTCGAGCCCATGCCCCGCCTTGGTCGCTTCCTCTGGGGCAACTGGCTTCAGCTGGAATCACCGCCGCAGGTGGAGACGGGCAAAGCCATCTCGTCGATTACAGCGGCCTACCGCTGCCCCCACGGCCGCCATCAGCGCCGGGTAGAGGCCGATTCCAGTCGACTGCTCTGGACGATCATCGACCACTGCGCCGCGTTTAGTGATCGTCTGGTGCTGCGCTGGCGCCTCTGCCCCGCCGATTGGCAGCTGTGTATTGATGGTGCATCAGCTCAGCTTTTCAGCTTCTATGCCCAGATCAGCGTGGAGTGCAATCAGCCGATAAAGCGACTGGAACTTGTGGAGGGCTGGGAGTCGCATTTCTATGCACAGAAAACACACCTTCCGGTGTTGGAACTTGAAGTGGCTGCTGCATCAACCCCCGTTTTGATCACCACCTACATCGCCCTACCACCGCAGCCGTGA
- the wecC gene encoding UDP-N-acetyl-D-mannosamine dehydrogenase, giving the protein MTTCCILGLGYIGLPTAAVLARAGHRVIGVDVNAQVVATVNQGHIHIVEPDLDQAVADAVACGALSAQLTPATADVFLIAVPTPFRSGVDGIPQPNIDYVLTAARAIAPVLQPGDLVLLESTSPVGTTEQVAQVIAELSGVNPDQLHIAYCPERVLPGRILKELVGNDRVIGGLTPAAAEAGKAFYATFCQGDLLTTTARTAELVKLTENSFRDVNIAFANELSLVCDRLGIKVRELIRLANHHPRVNVLQPGCGVGGHCIAVDPWFIAAEAPDCTPLIQTARRVNDGKSRWVIEQVQARAEALEDQLGRPARIGCLGLAFKPNVDDLRESPALHITTELLVAGLDVLACEPNLHDHPTIKLHSLEQVLADADLLVFLVSHSPFRNLNLAGRTVFDLCGVTEQA; this is encoded by the coding sequence ATGACGACGTGCTGCATCCTCGGCCTCGGCTACATCGGATTGCCCACAGCTGCCGTGCTTGCCCGCGCCGGCCATCGCGTGATCGGCGTTGATGTGAACGCTCAGGTGGTCGCCACCGTGAACCAGGGCCATATTCATATTGTGGAGCCCGATCTTGATCAGGCCGTGGCCGACGCAGTGGCCTGCGGTGCTCTCAGCGCCCAGCTCACCCCGGCCACTGCGGATGTGTTCCTGATCGCCGTGCCCACCCCATTCCGCAGTGGTGTGGATGGCATCCCCCAACCCAACATCGACTATGTGCTGACCGCAGCCCGCGCGATTGCACCGGTGCTGCAGCCCGGCGATCTGGTGCTGCTCGAATCCACCTCGCCAGTGGGTACCACCGAGCAGGTCGCCCAGGTGATCGCAGAGCTTTCTGGGGTGAATCCCGATCAGCTGCACATCGCTTACTGTCCCGAGCGGGTGTTGCCTGGCCGGATCCTGAAGGAATTGGTTGGCAACGATCGTGTGATCGGTGGACTCACCCCCGCCGCGGCAGAAGCCGGCAAGGCCTTTTATGCCACCTTCTGCCAGGGCGATTTACTCACCACCACCGCTCGGACAGCTGAGCTAGTGAAGCTCACCGAAAACAGCTTTCGCGATGTCAACATCGCCTTCGCCAATGAGCTCTCGCTGGTGTGTGATCGACTTGGCATCAAAGTGCGCGAGCTGATCCGCCTCGCCAATCACCACCCCCGTGTGAATGTGCTGCAACCCGGCTGCGGTGTGGGTGGCCATTGCATCGCCGTCGATCCCTGGTTCATTGCTGCAGAAGCTCCCGACTGCACTCCCCTGATCCAAACGGCCCGCCGCGTGAACGACGGAAAGAGCCGCTGGGTGATTGAGCAGGTTCAGGCTCGTGCTGAGGCCTTGGAAGACCAGCTTGGCCGACCTGCCCGCATCGGCTGCTTGGGCCTGGCCTTCAAGCCTAATGTGGATGACCTGCGTGAGTCCCCCGCTCTGCACATCACCACTGAGCTGTTGGTGGCCGGCCTGGATGTGCTCGCCTGCGAACCCAACCTGCACGACCACCCCACCATCAAGCTCCATAGCCTCGAGCAGGTGCTCGCCGACGCAGATCTGCTTGTTTTCCTCGTGTCCCATAGTCCCTTCCGCAACCTGAATCTCGCTGGCCGCACCGTGTTTGACCTCTGCGGCGTGACTGAGCAGGCGTGA
- a CDS encoding transposase — translation MLPSILEPRRHVVQALHAVVIEAYFAGVQPAGISKSQVSCICAVIDLQVQAFLSRPAGREIMQSAPEPSLWPWT, via the coding sequence TTGCTGCCCTCGATCCTCGAGCCCCGCCGGCACGTGGTTCAGGCCCTCCACGCCGTCGTGATAGAGGCCTATTTCGCCGGCGTTCAACCCGCCGGGATCTCCAAATCCCAGGTGAGCTGCATCTGCGCTGTGATCGACCTGCAGGTGCAGGCGTTCCTCAGCCGGCCGGCTGGCCGCGAAATAATGCAGTCTGCTCCAGAGCCGTCGTTGTGGCCATGGACGTGA